The Ziziphus jujuba cultivar Dongzao chromosome 1, ASM3175591v1 genome segment ccattcaaaaatttaaattccaaatgttTTTTGGGACAGATCATTTGGTCAACTCTATAATTTTGATTGCACATATATCCTAACCACAAATAACTATCACAACATTGAATGTGgttttttcagcaaaaaaacaTTGTATGTGGTTTGTctatttgaacaaaaaaaatactttttatttacaacATGGTATGTGCTGGATTTatttggacccaaaaaaaaaatgctatcattaaatatattacacaaaataaaatgaaaaaaaaaactaaactaatCATTTTTAATTTCCTATACAATGTCTTTAGTGGAAAagccaataaaacaataatcatTCGGATGCCAAGAAGTCAACCAATATGTTTATGAAATGTAAAAatatcattatttgattgatttaaatACATATAGGAATGTCAACGGGGTGGAGCGGGACcgatttttaaaattccatcccTGTCTTAGCAGGGAATTTTCCATCTTATCCCTGCGATTTTCCCGTTTCTTGAAATGCGAAGCGGAGACGAGGATCTCCCAATCGGGGACGGGACGGGGcagtttttctcctttttattataattgatgTATCCTCTCTGTCTTCCTAGTGtccaaaaaaaaaccccaaGTTTTCCATTGATATCACAAGGCAAAAAGGAAAACCTCCATTTCTCTATTCTTTCCCAAAAAACACACCATCAAGTATACAAACAAGGTCAAGCTACCTAGCTTTATTATCTGTAAAAAAGGGTCACTTTGGTTTTAATTGTGAGCTTCAAGCAATTCATGATCTGTGACTGTGAGAAAGATAGATATATGGATAGGGCTCCTTTTTGTGATAAGGCAAatgtgaaggaaaaaaaaaaacaaaaaacaaaaatacttcaAATGATCAGTTTATTAATCAAACACATGAGACTGAATGAAAATCTCATTTTAAGCTCTAAGTTccatgaaacaaaataaataaaattacaaaaaccactaaatcaataaaaataaaaataaaagattgtgAAGCAAATATAGAAACACTTTACAACGATTTGGGATGTTCTCTACAATAACTTCAAAGCAAATGTTAATCGAAAATCAGTTTGAAAATGATGAATTCCATGCACAGAAATGCAATagactaagaaaaaaaaaatcacaaaacacAAACTTTTCCAAAATTGAGGAGCCCATGGACTAGATAAGATGAAGTAATTAGCATTGACCCCTGTTTCAAAAACAAAGCCCCCACAAACCCCAAAAACAgaatatagaaaatttgaaggaagaaaataaataaataaataatgaaacaagaaaaaacaaaaaacaaaaaaaaaaaggaaaaagacacAAGATCCTACCTAGGAGTCGAGGTTGGGGCTGTGAGAGTTGTGACTCTTGTGAAGTGAAGGTGGGTGATGGTCGGCAGCTTCGTGAATGGTACGGTAGTAGCTCTTTGTGAAGTGAAGGTGATGtcagcaaaaagaaaatgaggGTTGTTTTTGTTAGGGTTTAGatttacataaatgaaattaaaatatatatatatatatataccgggCTAGATTCGGGCCGGGGTTTTTATTGCTTGGTCCCAACCTTCCTCGATTTGTGTTTTAAACTATTGCCCAGAGCCCGCCCCCATGACCCCAATTTTTCGAAGAAAAATCGCTCCGTTCGAGGCGATGCACCGTGGATTTCGATTCGTTCGTGGCAAATTGTTAttcctatatacatatacatacacaatCATATTCAAATCAAGTCATTACTATCAGAACTTCTTCCTATTCTTACATccattaagatttaaaatatatttattagccATCAGTACCAGCGGgatttactttttctaaatagaGTTTTAGTATGTCACTagattcaaatttaattattttttgaattttaaatcttagcATTTGATGTgatttaatgattaataaaagAAGACATGACAAAACTATTAGGTCattctaatattatattgttttctacaaataaaataacaacataTCATCACTTGATAAATACATTAGCAGATTTTTTGATACCTCTAGTATTATTctataagataaataaataaaataattcatctCCTCTTTTAGCAGTTTAATTAATACCTTCTCCATACGCTTCATTAGCTTTAGCCTTAGGATTGAAACATAATACTCAGTTCGATCCACTGCTAATCAATGTTAGGCTTTTGAGAACCTCCTTTCCAGTGCGTAGTGATCATCcgacattttttataattaatcatcagtagtgtttttttttttttttttttttgaaaagaaaaaatttttattattgagatATTACAAGGTTAATAAAACAACTCTCAATCGGATTAAAGATCTGAAGCCCAAGATGGACCCTCCTCTATCCAGGTTTTTGGATGATCATTAGAAATGGCATATCcaggtttttgtttgtttctgtaTATCATCAATCAGGTCCCAAATTGTCAACCattgaagttaaaaaaaaaaaaaaaaaaaaaaaaaaaaaaagatccacTGCATACAGCTTCGGAGTCACTCTCAACTACCGCACCTTCAATTCCCACTTCATCAAAACCAAATTTGATGGCCAACATCTCCATTGCGAAAGCAGAAAGCCATAATTTGACATATAGCAACCATGACTACTCGTCGTCTCTAACAACCACCCCAACCTCAATTGTTTGTGATTTTgtcatatatcaatatatataccaTCAGTgaacatatatcatttttatcTCACATGTTCTGATAAACAAATATGGCAAGCTCGATGtgtttttaattagaaaaatagtataattatatgtgtatatatatatatatagtccgtctatggtgcggacggtcctcatgcggaccacagtattagtgacggtttttcatagtattggtgataatTTCCTAagaaaccgtcattaatactatgaaaaactgtcactaatactgcggtgcTCATGCGAACCgttctcaccatagaatttccgtatatatacatatatatatatatatatataggtcatataaatatataggccTTTGTGGATGCACATCGATTTTAGCTGTGCGATGGGTAGCCAAAGGTTGGACACACAACCATCAGTCCCAGTTTTCGGTTTGGCATGGAGAGGCATCCTCCTAttttggacctttttttttttatatagagaacaataaaaataaaataaaaatacaaaataaagaattaCATAGAAGTAGAAACTAATTATTTATGATAGAGTGGTGAGAATGTGAGGTTTAATTGGAAATGCAGCTAAGTAGTAGCTTAAAGGGTAAGTGATTATAGTTTGGCAGAAGTAGATCAATCCCACATGCTGAGCACGTGGAGGTCAGGTCACAAACAGTGACATTTTAAGAGccaaaattgattatatatattgttattatatgcATATGGTTGACTTTAATCCGGTGGAGCCAAATAAAACCTAACGTGAATCGAACCTCTTTACTTACTAGTGGTGGCATGCATGAAGAAAGGCGTGCTAATACATGAATTTATCCAATCTCACTCTCCTATAAATAATTGTttcgttttcttattttttaagaaaagtataatatattaaaatgtataatttaagaaacccagaaaaaaagaaatttattttatataaaagtttCTGATTCATTGATTGAGCTAATGAGGATTAAAAGAGGTCGGTGTCGAGAGTCAGGACATGACCTGTACGACATTACCACGATGTGTGAAAACtgaaaagtttatttatttatttattttggctcAATATCAGTAGCAATCACCGACAAAATATAAGGACGCTTGCATTTATTTTggcccaaataaaaaaaaaaaaaacatttttaataaatagtaGTATTTTGAGTGTCACACATTAAATTGCTATCAAATAAACTTATATTGAGTGTTTCTAtttaatgaaattgaatattggTCTCTACGATGGCTTTTTGAATTcaacattttaataataaaattattataattttgagatATGCTTTTTTCCTTTATACCAAAaccaattctaaaattttaggacaacaaattggattaatttaattatattaattcatATGATGTGACTAAAGACAGCTATAATTATTGCCCATTTGGAATGGCTCTAAGATTCGTAACTTTTCcaaattgtattaaatttggAGTTGTTTTAGTGAACATACTTGTATAGgtgtatttacccaaaaaaaaaaaaaaaaaaaaaaaaaaactcgtaTAGGTGCGTGTTGTTAATCGAGGAGAGCAAACATTGACTGATCAAActaaaaaccctttttttttttgaaagaaacgcTGACATTTATTATACACTGCATCATTGACAGGATTagcaaattttttaatttccaaataattaacatatacatatagcACAGTATTTTGACCCATGTATTCTCTCCATATTATATAGAAATTGACCAAAGAATATTTATATGATTaatgaaatacatatatatagcttcTGGTATcgttttttaagtttaatttttgTTGAACTTTGCCTTTGTTAACAAAGTTATTCATAATTTGAATACttaaaaatttatgataatcttttttttcagggaaatttaaatttattcatGAAAAGTTGAGGCAAATTGAGGGATATATACTGTTATTGAGCTATATGATAGCACCTTATACAGTTCAACACATTGCAAACCAAATTTAACTCAATTCATCAATAAGGCATTGAAAATCATCCAAAAAATTGTTGAGCAAATTAATCATTGAAGAACACCTTTCTGCTAAATGAAAAAAGCAAAACGCTTAGCTAAAAATAAAACCTCTTTTTCCTTAACTCAAGTTTGCTGATTTAATACTATTTATGTGTTTTGTCTAATTAACAAAATACTAtagaattataataatgattcaAATGGGCCATAATTTCTTGACGGGCATAAAATTGacctaattaataatattacctTCAAGGCATTAAAGTATTTCTTGCTTCACAAAATTGTAAAGTCTTTCCTACCCATAAAGAAGCATTCCGAggagaaacaaataaaaattcagcAATACAGACTATAATATTACACATATATTAACGAGAAAGTGACAAAACATCCTTTAAACCCTGTACTAATCCTTGAgcacaaaaccaaaaaagaaaataaaggatGAAAGAGAGACAGAGATAGAGAGACAGAGAACTTCAAGTGAACAGGGGAGGAAGACTAAGAACTGTCCTCTCACCACGGCTAAACAATCGCTTGCAAGTCTTGAGCTGACAACAAACTTGTTTACCAACGCTAACTTTAGCTGCAGATATGCCTATCAACATGCTCTTCCTCAACTTTGTTAATCTCTTACCGATCTTAACCTTCAACTTTCTTATTCTAATTCTCAGATAAGATGGTCTCGTTCTTCGCGAATCTGCTTTCTCCAATACTTTATAGATCAAGAACTGTGCTCTTCGATGGATTTTCTCGTCTGGGTCCTCCTTATCTACCTTCGAGTACCCAAATGGCCTCCTCACTATTgccattatttttcttttccctttttggaTTTATTGCTCCTACTCTTTCTATCTGATTTTTCTCTTAGTACTAGAGAGAAAAATGCAGTAGAAAGAAAAGAGATAAtgtgtttattatattacagctaAAATTGAGAATTTACTTGGTTATATTTATAGAGTATAATTGAAGAGAAGGTGGGGTCCTAGAGGAGGTCATAGGGTGATGAAACAGTGCATGTGCACTAATGTTTGGTAGAAAAATAATGGAGGAAAAAACAGGTCCGGAGCTGGCCTT includes the following:
- the LOC107420152 gene encoding uncharacterized protein LOC107420152 — encoded protein: MAIVRRPFGYSKVDKEDPDEKIHRRAQFLIYKVLEKADSRRTRPSYLRIRIRKLKVKIGKRLTKLRKSMLIGISAAKVSVGKQVCCQLKTCKRLFSRGERTVLSLPPLFT